From the Aquitalea magnusonii genome, one window contains:
- a CDS encoding glutathione S-transferase family protein yields the protein MTTLTLYGNCFSGHSYKVRLALMLADVSHDYVHVDLALPRAERAEDFRAVSRFGEVPVLVADGTAMCQSNAILQWLADSYGRLDGAPGERQLVREWLCWESNRIGFSLPNLRLARKFFAQPAEVNNWLEQRVRADLAVLDDTLSQHGYLIGSTLTIADLSASAYLWWLGDAGLDIQDWPHVAAWLQRISQLPGWQHPDELMAAEIPD from the coding sequence ATGACCACACTCACCCTGTATGGCAACTGTTTTTCCGGCCATAGCTACAAGGTCCGCCTGGCGCTGATGCTGGCGGACGTATCGCATGACTACGTGCATGTCGACCTGGCGCTGCCCCGCGCCGAACGCGCCGAGGACTTCCGCGCCGTCAGCCGTTTTGGCGAAGTCCCGGTACTGGTGGCCGACGGTACTGCCATGTGCCAGTCCAATGCCATCCTGCAATGGCTGGCCGACAGCTATGGCAGGCTGGACGGTGCGCCGGGTGAGCGCCAACTGGTGCGTGAATGGCTGTGCTGGGAGAGCAACCGCATCGGCTTCTCTCTGCCCAACCTGCGCCTGGCACGCAAGTTCTTTGCGCAGCCTGCCGAGGTCAATAACTGGCTGGAACAGCGGGTACGCGCCGACCTGGCGGTACTGGATGACACCCTGAGCCAGCATGGCTATCTGATCGGCAGCACCCTGACCATTGCCGACCTGTCGGCCAGCGCCTATCTGTGGTGGCTGGGCGATGCCGGGCTGGACATCCAGGACTGGCCGCATGTGGCCGCCTGGCTGCAACGCATCAGCCAGTTGCCCGGCTGGCAACATCCGGACGAGCTGATGGCCGCGGAAATTCCGGACTGA
- a CDS encoding tetratricopeptide repeat protein, which produces MLLSPLALRAATLLAEQKLPAALQAAQRCLESEPGNAPVWTLLGVCAAQLGQKPVAEQCWLHALQLDPAVADAHYNLGCLYGERGERELAAQHYRAELRLQAAHADSLANLGVLLAQGGQWPEAEACYRQALQFATAARSLQDVRYNLALLLVQTDRQAEAETLLHALLLQDPDDESGNALLGSLCQQQGRDVEARVCWERILQRTPLHTEALNNLALLYQQQRRWDEASRLLQRALLQAAPPPDLLLNQANGLLQQGDAAAALPLLQQAIAQHPRHAPLHDALGVVCSELREAEQAEAALRRAVELAPGQARFRQNLAYLQLARGHWRAGWENLEARLQRPPAAGGLPVLSSPRWQGESLSGRHLLVWLEQGLGDALQFCRYLPLLQAARLSVVCRPELLRLLQCLPLDCPVSFLPLLRLDMALPPHDYHVFSMSLPRWLEPDPAATPPAHFPPFARQPQPAPAAPRRFGLVWRGHPRHPCDHHRSLPDVRLLAPLLALPGIRWRSLQLPVIEEESAWLASWPALEAGEQGLDDLAATAAVLAGLDGLVTVDTALAHLAGCLGLPCSVLLSACHTDWRWGWDAERTPWYPTLRLYRQPQAGDWPRLIARLAVDLTVPT; this is translated from the coding sequence ATGTTGTTGTCACCGCTGGCGCTGCGCGCGGCCACCTTGCTGGCGGAGCAGAAGCTGCCGGCTGCCTTGCAGGCGGCGCAGCGCTGTCTGGAGTCCGAGCCGGGCAATGCGCCGGTCTGGACCCTGCTGGGTGTATGTGCTGCGCAGCTGGGGCAAAAGCCCGTGGCCGAGCAGTGCTGGCTGCATGCATTGCAACTGGACCCGGCGGTGGCCGATGCCCATTACAACCTGGGTTGCCTGTATGGCGAACGGGGAGAGCGGGAACTGGCGGCGCAACACTACCGGGCGGAATTGCGCTTGCAAGCCGCGCATGCCGACAGTCTGGCCAATCTGGGGGTATTGCTGGCGCAGGGTGGACAATGGCCTGAGGCCGAAGCCTGTTATCGCCAGGCGCTGCAGTTTGCGACCGCTGCGCGCAGCCTGCAGGATGTGCGCTACAACCTGGCCCTGCTGCTGGTGCAGACCGACCGGCAGGCGGAGGCGGAAACACTGTTGCACGCCCTGCTGCTGCAGGATCCGGACGATGAGTCGGGCAATGCGCTGCTGGGCAGCCTGTGTCAGCAGCAAGGCCGGGACGTAGAGGCCCGTGTTTGCTGGGAGCGGATCTTGCAGCGCACGCCCCTGCATACCGAGGCACTTAATAACCTGGCCCTGCTATACCAGCAACAGCGACGCTGGGACGAAGCCAGCCGCCTGTTGCAGCGTGCGCTGCTGCAGGCGGCTCCGCCGCCCGACTTGCTGCTTAATCAGGCCAATGGCCTGTTGCAGCAGGGTGATGCCGCCGCCGCGCTGCCGTTGTTGCAGCAAGCCATCGCTCAGCATCCCCGGCATGCGCCGCTGCATGATGCACTGGGCGTGGTCTGCAGTGAGCTGCGTGAAGCGGAGCAAGCGGAAGCCGCCTTGCGCAGGGCGGTGGAGCTGGCACCCGGCCAAGCCCGCTTCCGGCAGAACCTGGCCTATCTGCAACTGGCGCGTGGACACTGGCGTGCTGGCTGGGAGAACCTGGAGGCGCGGCTGCAGCGCCCGCCCGCGGCTGGCGGCCTGCCTGTCTTGTCCTCGCCCCGCTGGCAGGGCGAGTCCCTCAGCGGGCGGCACCTGCTGGTGTGGTTGGAACAGGGCTTGGGCGATGCCCTGCAATTTTGCCGCTATCTGCCCTTGTTGCAGGCGGCGCGCCTGAGTGTGGTATGCCGCCCGGAGCTGCTCCGCCTGCTGCAATGCCTGCCGCTGGATTGCCCGGTCAGCTTCCTGCCTTTGCTGCGGCTGGATATGGCGCTACCGCCACATGACTACCATGTGTTTTCCATGAGCCTGCCGCGCTGGCTGGAGCCGGATCCAGCCGCCACGCCGCCCGCGCATTTCCCGCCGTTTGCCCGGCAGCCGCAGCCGGCACCGGCCGCGCCGCGCCGATTCGGGCTGGTCTGGCGCGGCCATCCGCGTCATCCCTGCGATCATCACCGCTCATTGCCGGACGTGCGTCTGCTGGCCCCCTTGCTGGCCTTGCCCGGTATCCGCTGGCGCAGCCTGCAATTGCCGGTGATTGAAGAAGAGTCGGCCTGGCTGGCGTCCTGGCCTGCGCTGGAAGCGGGGGAGCAGGGGCTGGATGATCTGGCGGCAACCGCCGCTGTTCTGGCCGGGCTGGATGGTCTGGTGACGGTGGACACCGCGCTGGCCCATCTGGCCGGTTGTCTTGGACTACCCTGCAGCGTACTGCTGTCGGCCTGTCATACCGACTGGCGCTGGGGCTGGGATGCCGAGCGCACGCCCTGGTATCCGACGCTGCGCCTGTACCGCCAGCCGCAGGCCGGCGACTGGCCGCGGCTGATCGCCCGGCTGGCTGTCGATCTGACTGTGCCGACTTAA
- a CDS encoding aldehyde dehydrogenase family protein, whose amino-acid sequence MNAFTSCNPATAEVVFTRPGWSQDRLELALSQLKTAQTRWAALSVSHRAQCLLQLAAQLEARREELASLVTLEVGKRTAECLAEIDKSAQLIRYYAELAPSLLAPQSIATQASQSGVAFEALGCVLAVMPWNYPIWQLLRFAVPALMAGNTCLVKPAPSVPQCTQMLLELVHAAGLDCLDIAWIDHELVEEAIRRCDAVAFTGSTHTGRIIASLAGKHLKKTVLELGGSNPFIVLADADVAAAAQDAVNSRFRDAGQSCNAAKRMIVVPEIADAFVAAFVAAASKLQPGDPRDPATTLSPLTRADLREALHAQVMDACHQGAQLLLGGQLPPAPGFFYPATVLDHVTARCRVYHEEVFGPVASILRARDEADAIRLANDTPFGLGASIYTADTAHGWELARQLEVGSVFINRHTSSDLRLPFGGVKASGYGRELSEFGLYEFVNVKTYWQK is encoded by the coding sequence ATGAACGCCTTTACCAGTTGTAATCCCGCCACCGCCGAGGTGGTCTTTACCCGTCCGGGCTGGAGCCAGGACCGTCTGGAGCTTGCCCTCTCACAGCTGAAAACCGCACAGACCCGCTGGGCCGCGCTATCCGTTTCGCACCGGGCGCAGTGCCTGCTGCAACTGGCTGCACAACTGGAAGCCAGGCGTGAAGAACTGGCGTCCCTGGTCACCCTGGAAGTTGGCAAGCGTACCGCCGAATGCCTGGCCGAGATCGACAAGTCGGCGCAACTGATCCGTTATTACGCCGAACTGGCACCCAGCCTGCTGGCACCGCAATCCATTGCCACCCAGGCCAGCCAAAGCGGGGTGGCTTTCGAAGCACTGGGCTGTGTACTGGCGGTAATGCCGTGGAACTACCCCATCTGGCAACTGCTGCGATTTGCCGTGCCGGCCTTGATGGCGGGTAATACCTGCCTGGTCAAACCGGCACCATCGGTGCCGCAATGCACCCAGATGCTGCTTGAGCTGGTGCATGCTGCCGGGCTGGATTGTCTGGACATTGCCTGGATCGATCATGAGCTGGTGGAAGAGGCCATCCGCCGTTGCGACGCGGTGGCCTTCACCGGTTCTACCCATACCGGCCGCATCATTGCCAGCCTGGCCGGCAAGCATCTGAAAAAGACCGTGCTGGAACTGGGTGGCAGCAATCCCTTCATCGTGCTGGCCGATGCCGATGTAGCAGCGGCCGCCCAGGACGCGGTGAACTCGCGTTTCCGGGATGCCGGCCAAAGCTGTAATGCCGCCAAACGCATGATTGTGGTGCCAGAGATTGCTGATGCCTTTGTCGCGGCCTTTGTGGCGGCTGCCAGCAAGCTGCAGCCGGGGGATCCGCGCGACCCGGCCACCACCCTGTCACCACTCACCCGTGCCGATCTGCGCGAGGCACTGCATGCCCAAGTTATGGATGCCTGTCATCAGGGTGCGCAGTTACTGTTGGGCGGCCAGTTGCCACCGGCACCGGGTTTTTTCTACCCGGCTACGGTACTGGATCACGTCACGGCCCGCTGCCGTGTCTATCACGAGGAAGTCTTCGGGCCGGTGGCCAGCATTCTGCGTGCCCGTGATGAGGCCGATGCCATCCGGCTGGCCAATGACACGCCGTTTGGTCTGGGGGCGTCCATCTATACGGCGGATACCGCCCACGGCTGGGAGCTGGCACGCCAACTGGAAGTGGGCAGCGTGTTCATCAACAGGCATACCAGCTCCGATTTGCGGCTGCCATTTGGCGGGGTAAAGGCTTCGGGCTATGGCCGAGAGCTGTCCGAGTTCGGGCTGTATGAATTCGTCAATGTCAAAACCTACTGGCAGAAATAG
- a CDS encoding DUF485 domain-containing protein, producing the protein MKPFSLLSHAGWLALLVLFACLAYFALIAIVPGWLAGTVAGWPRSILLALLLFVLFFAITLLYIRAADRQP; encoded by the coding sequence ATGAAGCCTTTCTCCTTGCTCTCACACGCGGGCTGGCTGGCCCTGCTGGTGCTCTTTGCCTGCCTTGCCTACTTCGCCCTGATCGCCATTGTGCCTGGCTGGCTGGCAGGCACAGTGGCGGGCTGGCCACGCTCCATCCTGTTGGCCCTGCTGCTGTTTGTCCTGTTTTTTGCCATTACCCTGCTGTATATCCGTGCGGCAGATAGACAACCATGA
- the ubiT gene encoding ubiquinone anaerobic biosynthesis accessory factor UbiT, whose product MRIPDLTLPASLASVLGKLPSTPPCWALVTTLNQLKKRDILPVDMSLLSGHRFEVHILDADMRLHFMADDERFSVASAADEADLRLAANLADFARMMLREEDPDTLFFNRKLIIEGDTELGLIVKNLLDSVDWSSTALQRFMAV is encoded by the coding sequence ATGCGCATTCCTGACCTGACCCTGCCCGCCTCCCTTGCCAGCGTGCTGGGCAAGCTGCCCAGCACACCACCTTGCTGGGCGCTGGTCACTACGCTCAATCAGCTGAAAAAACGCGACATCCTGCCGGTGGACATGAGTTTGCTGTCCGGACACCGCTTTGAAGTCCACATTCTGGACGCCGACATGCGCCTGCACTTCATGGCGGATGATGAACGCTTCAGCGTCGCTAGCGCCGCAGATGAAGCCGACCTGCGCCTGGCGGCCAACCTGGCCGACTTTGCCCGCATGATGCTGCGCGAAGAAGACCCGGACACCCTGTTCTTCAACCGCAAGCTGATCATCGAAGGCGATACCGAGTTGGGCCTGATCGTGAAAAACCTGCTCGATAGCGTGGACTGGAGTTCCACAGCACTGCAGCGCTTCATGGCCGTGTAA
- a CDS encoding sodium:solute symporter family transporter: MTAAHIFFLLFVASSLLLTLLAARRTRSAADFYTAGGQLPAWQNGLALAGDYLSAAAFLGAIGMYLGQGYDSLVYAVGTLAGWPLLMLLLADKLRTLGRYSVADVLASRFDDRRVRLMSIISSLTVTVFYLIVQLVGAGKLLQLLFGLPYLAAVLLVVGLMVLQVALGGMLATSWVQMIKAGLMLLCALLLAAGVLQRFDGSPAQLFAAVSGLEHGRALLPSAVLSDPVDSVSLGLGLSLGLLGLPHILMRFFTVADARTARRSVGWATGVIALFFILNIIIGYGALLLVAPNGSFHDAAGKLLGGGNMAALHLASLLGGPWLQALIASVAFATILAVVAGLAMAGASAVSHDLYALWLCQGRADPRREWQLSRLSVLLLGLLAVLLSTLFQNLNIALLVGLAFAIAASSNFPVLLLALHWRGLSARGALAGGYGGMLASLLCIIAGPTVWVGMLGHPAPLFPYANPALFCVPLAFAAAWLGSQNRPGANSIDVPASGADTGPTARSTSQQDTTT; encoded by the coding sequence ATGACGGCAGCCCACATCTTTTTCCTGCTGTTTGTCGCCAGCAGCCTGTTGCTGACCCTGCTGGCTGCGCGCAGAACCCGTTCGGCAGCGGATTTCTATACTGCCGGCGGGCAGTTACCGGCCTGGCAGAACGGGTTGGCACTGGCTGGCGACTATCTGTCCGCGGCGGCCTTTCTCGGTGCCATCGGCATGTATCTGGGCCAGGGTTACGACTCGCTGGTTTACGCTGTCGGTACGCTGGCCGGCTGGCCGCTGCTGATGCTGTTGCTGGCTGACAAGCTGCGCACCCTGGGCCGTTACAGCGTGGCCGATGTCCTTGCCAGCCGCTTTGATGACCGACGCGTCCGCCTGATGAGCATCATCAGCTCGCTCACCGTCACGGTGTTTTACCTGATCGTGCAACTGGTGGGGGCCGGCAAGCTGCTGCAATTGCTGTTTGGCCTGCCCTATCTGGCCGCTGTACTGCTGGTGGTTGGGCTGATGGTGCTGCAAGTGGCACTGGGCGGCATGCTGGCCACCAGTTGGGTGCAAATGATCAAGGCGGGCTTGATGCTGTTGTGCGCCTTGCTGCTGGCAGCCGGTGTGCTGCAACGCTTTGATGGCAGCCCGGCACAGCTATTTGCCGCCGTAAGCGGATTGGAGCATGGCAGGGCTTTGCTCCCTAGCGCGGTGCTGTCCGATCCCGTGGATTCCGTCTCGCTGGGCCTGGGACTAAGCCTGGGGCTGCTGGGACTGCCGCACATCCTGATGCGTTTTTTCACCGTGGCCGATGCCCGCACCGCCCGCCGCTCGGTGGGCTGGGCCACCGGCGTGATCGCGCTGTTCTTCATCTTGAACATCATCATCGGCTACGGGGCGCTGCTGCTGGTGGCACCGAACGGCAGTTTCCACGATGCCGCCGGCAAGCTGCTGGGCGGCGGCAATATGGCCGCGCTGCATCTGGCCAGCCTGCTGGGTGGGCCATGGTTGCAGGCGCTGATTGCCAGCGTGGCCTTTGCCACCATTCTGGCCGTGGTGGCCGGTCTGGCCATGGCCGGGGCCAGTGCCGTCAGCCACGACCTGTATGCACTCTGGCTATGCCAAGGTCGGGCCGATCCACGCCGGGAATGGCAGTTGTCCCGGCTGTCGGTACTGCTGCTGGGCTTGCTGGCGGTACTGCTGTCCACCCTGTTCCAGAACCTGAACATTGCCTTGCTGGTGGGGCTGGCGTTTGCCATTGCCGCCTCCAGCAATTTCCCGGTATTGCTGCTGGCACTGCACTGGCGTGGCCTGAGCGCGCGCGGTGCGCTGGCCGGTGGCTATGGCGGCATGCTGGCCTCCCTGCTGTGCATCATTGCCGGGCCCACGGTCTGGGTGGGCATGCTGGGCCATCCCGCACCACTGTTTCCCTATGCTAACCCGGCACTGTTCTGTGTTCCTCTGGCCTTTGCCGCTGCCTGGCTGGGCTCGCAAAACCGGCCGGGGGCCAATTCCATTGACGTGCCGGCCTCCGGCGCAGACACTGGCCCGACCGCCCGATCAACATCGCAACAAGATACAACGACATGA
- a CDS encoding cupin domain-containing protein, whose protein sequence is MMERPSCIKHWQELQEPDNASYPDSSELLSIGSPLGRFFGLQRIGIHHELLPPGRRTSWPHAEKTEDEFVYVLEGEPDVWLDGVLHRLRPGDAVGFPAGSGIAHSFLNNTAHDVRLLCVGDRDRADNQLHYPLHPARNSALGPRHWQDCPGRLQGEHDGLPDALRAQQEHD, encoded by the coding sequence ATGATGGAACGGCCATCCTGCATCAAACACTGGCAAGAACTGCAAGAGCCGGACAACGCCAGTTACCCGGATAGCAGCGAATTGCTGTCCATCGGCTCACCTCTGGGACGGTTTTTTGGTCTGCAACGCATCGGCATTCATCACGAACTGCTGCCGCCGGGCCGTCGCACCTCCTGGCCGCATGCGGAAAAGACGGAAGACGAATTTGTCTACGTGCTGGAAGGCGAACCGGATGTCTGGCTCGATGGCGTGCTGCACCGGCTGCGGCCCGGCGATGCCGTGGGCTTTCCCGCCGGCAGTGGCATTGCCCACAGCTTCCTCAACAACACGGCGCACGATGTGCGGCTGCTGTGTGTAGGGGACCGCGACCGCGCTGACAACCAGTTGCACTACCCGCTACACCCGGCGCGCAACAGCGCACTTGGCCCGCGCCATTGGCAAGATTGCCCAGGCCGCTTGCAGGGCGAACACGACGGCCTGCCGGATGCCTTGCGCGCCCAACAGGAGCATGACTGA
- a CDS encoding LuxR C-terminal-related transcriptional regulator → MHSKLPFARPLPGNLTPASQKTLLEWIHSAGQIETESEFKLYLDHLQTQLPTKHMVITLGRINQHQQLQRVEKVVNVSFPPDWVEHYMSHNYISCDPVLRSVMGQGPIHWADKFARAKGMQEKQFIQELSSIGMGTGVSFSALSERQNLVCVLSVSGSEIGKDSQLTEMLNSLLLHLRQAAGRVANLAPAAPATMPLSQREFDIFHWMSHGKTNWEIATILGISERTVKFHVANIIRKLNANNRTHAIVIGLQLGLTTVAGVT, encoded by the coding sequence ATGCATAGCAAGCTACCTTTTGCCCGTCCCTTACCGGGCAACCTGACTCCTGCCAGCCAGAAAACCCTGCTGGAATGGATACACAGCGCCGGTCAGATAGAAACCGAGAGCGAATTCAAACTCTATCTGGACCATCTGCAAACCCAGTTGCCAACCAAGCACATGGTCATCACCCTTGGCCGCATCAATCAACACCAGCAATTGCAGCGGGTGGAAAAAGTGGTGAACGTGAGCTTCCCGCCCGACTGGGTGGAACACTACATGAGCCACAATTACATCAGTTGTGATCCGGTACTACGCTCGGTGATGGGACAAGGCCCCATTCACTGGGCTGACAAGTTTGCCCGCGCCAAGGGCATGCAGGAGAAACAATTCATCCAGGAACTCAGTTCCATCGGCATGGGGACCGGTGTCAGTTTCAGCGCGCTGTCAGAACGGCAGAACCTGGTCTGTGTGCTGTCCGTCTCCGGCAGTGAAATCGGCAAGGACAGCCAGTTGACCGAAATGCTCAACAGCCTGCTGCTGCACTTGCGTCAGGCTGCCGGACGCGTGGCAAACCTGGCCCCGGCGGCACCGGCCACCATGCCCCTGTCCCAGCGTGAATTCGACATTTTTCACTGGATGAGCCATGGCAAGACCAACTGGGAAATCGCCACCATCCTGGGCATCAGTGAGCGGACGGTGAAATTCCATGTTGCCAACATTATCCGCAAGCTCAATGCCAACAACCGTACGCACGCCATCGTGATTGGCCTGCAACTGGGGCTGACAACAGTTGCAGGCGTAACATGA
- a CDS encoding FAD-binding oxidoreductase, with protein MSHFLAAVAAIVGAPHVLTQPQDTAPYTLDYRRRYQGLPLAVALPGTTAEVAALLQLCQLHQVAVVPQGGNTSTCGAATPDTSGRQLVIGLRRLNRLRAIDTANNSITVEAGMTLAQVQQLATAAGRLFPLSLASEGSCQIGGNLSTNAGGLAVLRYGTMRELTLGLEVVLPDGQVLHQLSALRKDTSGLDVKQLFIGAEGQLGLITAATLKLFPLPTAHATAWLGVDSSQAAIDLLSALRQAFGDRLTTFEIMSDACQHLLEKYHPGQLPFIQPWAVLAELSDSGDSHLLQQQLVDWLATQQIADGVLAHSEADRQQLWQLREAMSETQKRDGASIKHDIGVPSSAIPDFLQQCESALRRVFPTVRIIAFGHAGDGNLHYNISYTRPDNAHLFEDEDSVNAIVYDLVYRHQGTLAAEHGVGQLKGHWLQRYKDPLALQLMRNIKQVLDPHGLMNPGKWLSGGGD; from the coding sequence ATGTCCCACTTCCTTGCCGCCGTGGCCGCCATTGTCGGTGCGCCCCATGTGCTGACCCAGCCGCAGGATACCGCCCCCTACACACTGGACTACCGCCGCCGCTATCAGGGCCTGCCACTGGCGGTGGCCCTGCCCGGCACCACGGCGGAAGTAGCGGCGCTGCTGCAACTGTGCCAGCTACATCAGGTTGCCGTGGTACCACAGGGTGGCAATACCTCCACCTGCGGTGCCGCCACACCGGACACCTCGGGCCGCCAGTTGGTGATCGGCCTGCGTCGGCTCAACCGCCTGCGCGCCATCGACACCGCCAACAACAGCATCACGGTGGAAGCCGGCATGACCCTGGCCCAGGTACAACAACTGGCCACGGCAGCGGGCCGACTGTTTCCGCTGTCGCTGGCCAGCGAGGGCAGTTGCCAGATTGGCGGCAACCTGTCCACCAATGCCGGCGGGCTGGCCGTGCTGCGCTACGGCACCATGCGTGAACTGACACTGGGGCTGGAAGTAGTGTTGCCGGACGGCCAGGTGCTGCACCAGCTCTCCGCTCTGCGCAAAGACACCAGCGGGCTGGATGTGAAGCAACTGTTCATCGGCGCGGAAGGCCAATTGGGGCTGATTACCGCCGCCACGCTCAAGCTGTTCCCGCTGCCCACCGCCCATGCCACCGCCTGGCTGGGCGTGGACAGCAGCCAGGCCGCCATCGACTTGCTGTCGGCCTTGCGCCAGGCGTTTGGCGACCGGCTGACCACCTTTGAAATCATGTCGGACGCCTGCCAGCATCTATTGGAAAAATACCATCCGGGCCAGTTGCCCTTCATCCAGCCCTGGGCGGTGCTGGCCGAGCTGTCCGATAGCGGCGACAGCCATCTGCTGCAACAACAGCTAGTGGATTGGCTGGCAACACAGCAGATTGCCGACGGCGTGCTGGCCCATAGTGAGGCCGACAGACAGCAGCTATGGCAACTGCGCGAGGCCATGTCGGAAACCCAGAAGCGCGACGGTGCCAGCATCAAGCACGATATCGGCGTCCCCAGCTCGGCGATTCCCGACTTTCTGCAACAGTGTGAAAGCGCCCTGCGCCGGGTCTTTCCCACGGTACGCATCATTGCCTTCGGCCATGCCGGCGATGGCAATCTGCACTACAACATCAGCTATACCCGGCCGGACAATGCCCATTTGTTTGAAGACGAGGACAGCGTCAACGCCATCGTCTACGACCTGGTGTATCGCCATCAGGGCACGCTGGCGGCGGAGCATGGCGTGGGCCAGCTCAAGGGCCACTGGCTGCAGCGTTACAAGGACCCGCTGGCGCTGCAACTGATGCGCAATATCAAGCAGGTGCTGGACCCGCACGGCCTGATGAACCCCGGCAAGTGGTTGTCCGGCGGCGGCGATTAA
- a CDS encoding U32 family peptidase — translation MKTLQLTLGPVLFYWSRDDILRFYSEAADWPLETIYLGEAVCSRRQQLRGQDWISLGQELAQSGRQVVLSSQALIESESDLRRLRKLVENGTLQLEANDLGAARLARQQGQAFVAGHHLNIYNADTLALLQSLGARRWIPPVEMDRDTLSAVLAQASANGVHIETELFAWGRLPLALSARCFTARHYNLSKDDCQFRCMEHPDGLRLNTREQQAFLTINGIQTMSDGCHSLLPHLPDICAMGINALRISPQWQHTAQIVLGYRQAIDAIASRNAAEVDLSPYSDSLLVDGYWRGTAGIAAIGETRHAHS, via the coding sequence ATGAAAACATTGCAACTGACGCTGGGCCCGGTGCTGTTCTACTGGTCCCGTGACGATATCCTGCGCTTTTACAGCGAAGCGGCCGACTGGCCGCTGGAAACCATCTATCTGGGCGAGGCAGTCTGTTCGCGCCGCCAGCAACTGCGTGGCCAGGACTGGATCAGCCTGGGCCAGGAACTGGCCCAGAGCGGACGCCAGGTGGTGCTGTCCAGCCAGGCGCTGATCGAAAGCGAATCCGATCTGCGCCGCCTGCGCAAACTGGTGGAAAACGGCACACTGCAACTGGAAGCCAACGATCTGGGTGCCGCCCGGCTGGCCCGCCAGCAAGGTCAGGCCTTTGTCGCCGGCCACCACCTCAACATCTACAACGCCGACACCCTGGCCCTGCTACAGTCGCTGGGAGCGCGACGCTGGATTCCGCCAGTGGAAATGGACCGCGACACCCTGTCTGCGGTACTGGCACAGGCCAGCGCCAATGGCGTACACATCGAAACCGAACTGTTTGCCTGGGGACGGCTACCGCTGGCACTGTCCGCCCGCTGCTTTACCGCGCGGCACTACAACCTGTCCAAGGACGACTGCCAGTTCCGCTGCATGGAGCATCCGGACGGCCTGCGCCTGAACACACGCGAACAACAGGCCTTCCTCACCATCAACGGCATCCAGACCATGTCCGATGGCTGCCACTCCCTGCTGCCGCACCTGCCGGACATCTGCGCCATGGGCATCAACGCCCTGCGCATCAGCCCGCAATGGCAGCATACCGCCCAGATTGTCCTGGGCTACCGCCAAGCCATTGATGCCATTGCATCCCGAAACGCAGCCGAAGTAGACCTGAGCCCGTATTCCGACAGCCTGCTGGTTGACGGCTACTGGCGCGGTACCGCCGGCATTGCCGCCATAGGAGAAACCCGCCATGCGCATTCCTGA
- a CDS encoding LysR family transcriptional regulator — protein sequence MTTAENGSFSDAARKLGVSPAAISQSIARLEQELEVRLFNRKTRQLTLTEDGRRFYAQCRGPVNNLDSAINQLKASRDEPAGHLRVSMPNSFGRRFILPIMGEFCERYPKVRVFFGLDDHFSDLIEDGYDVGVRIGMMPDSRMVARNLAQIPQYVVASPEYWDKHGRPETTEELSNHDCINFQFPTSGRLYKWEFDRRGERIPLEVTGTYTLNEMEAVCELARLGMGVAQLPGHEVVHLIRSGELEPVLTDVVSLERSIYICFPHRDHIAPRTRVFVDFVVEKLADHPDIMADLPGLDLSAKRKAAAQLMS from the coding sequence ATGACCACCGCCGAGAACGGCAGTTTCTCGGATGCTGCAAGAAAACTGGGGGTGTCGCCGGCGGCCATCAGTCAAAGCATTGCCCGACTGGAGCAGGAGCTGGAGGTGCGTCTGTTCAACCGGAAGACCCGTCAGCTGACGCTTACCGAGGATGGGCGGCGCTTTTATGCACAGTGTCGGGGGCCGGTGAACAATCTGGATTCGGCCATCAATCAGCTCAAGGCCAGCCGTGACGAACCGGCAGGGCATTTGCGCGTGAGCATGCCCAATTCCTTTGGACGGCGTTTCATCTTGCCCATCATGGGTGAATTCTGTGAGCGCTATCCCAAGGTAAGGGTGTTTTTTGGCCTGGACGATCATTTCAGCGATTTGATCGAAGATGGTTACGATGTCGGTGTGCGGATCGGCATGATGCCGGATAGCCGTATGGTGGCGCGCAACCTGGCACAGATTCCGCAGTATGTGGTGGCTTCGCCCGAGTATTGGGACAAGCATGGCCGCCCGGAAACCACCGAAGAACTGAGCAATCATGATTGCATCAACTTCCAGTTTCCCACCTCCGGCCGTCTGTACAAATGGGAATTCGACCGTCGTGGTGAGCGTATCCCGCTGGAGGTGACTGGCACTTATACCCTGAACGAGATGGAAGCTGTGTGCGAACTGGCCCGTCTGGGCATGGGTGTGGCGCAGCTGCCGGGGCATGAGGTGGTACACCTGATTCGCAGTGGGGAACTGGAGCCGGTGCTGACCGACGTGGTCTCGCTGGAGCGCTCGATCTACATCTGCTTCCCGCATCGCGACCATATTGCGCCGCGTACCCGTGTATTCGTGGATTTCGTGGTGGAAAAACTGGCTGATCATCCGGATATCATGGCGGATCTGCCGGGGCTGGACTTGTCTGCCAAGCGCAAGGCTGCGGCACAGCTGATGAGCTGA